In one Polaribacter sp. ALD11 genomic region, the following are encoded:
- a CDS encoding ribonuclease Z: MINLTILGCHSATPRVNAFPTSQYLEINNNHFLIDCGEGTQRQMRKYKVGFSKINHIFISHLHGDHFYGLVGLLSTYGMLSREKEMHIFGPKGIKKATLQMLKISESHANFSMVFHELSSKESELIYEDDRVSVRTIPLTHRVYTNGYLFTEKEKPRKLNMLNISGYPEIDKADYLNIKAGRDVTLPSGEVILNTELTIDPPKTLSYAFCSDTSYKPSIVPIIKNVDLLYHEATFLNDRQDLAKKTKHSTSIEAAKIAKEATVGQLVIGHYSGRYPDTSMFQKEAETVFENVSLAKPGVIFTVK; this comes from the coding sequence ATGATAAACCTTACTATTCTAGGTTGTCATTCTGCAACACCGCGTGTAAACGCTTTTCCAACTTCACAATATTTAGAAATTAATAACAACCATTTTTTAATAGATTGCGGTGAGGGTACACAACGCCAAATGCGAAAATACAAAGTCGGTTTTTCTAAGATAAATCATATTTTTATTTCTCATTTACATGGCGACCATTTTTATGGCTTGGTAGGTTTATTATCTACCTATGGTATGTTAAGCAGAGAGAAAGAAATGCATATTTTTGGACCGAAAGGTATAAAAAAAGCAACTTTACAAATGCTAAAAATCTCTGAATCTCATGCGAATTTCAGTATGGTTTTTCATGAGTTGTCTTCTAAAGAAAGTGAACTGATTTATGAAGATGACAGAGTTTCTGTAAGAACAATTCCTTTAACACATAGAGTGTACACAAATGGTTATCTATTTACAGAAAAAGAGAAACCAAGAAAACTGAACATGTTAAATATTAGCGGTTATCCAGAAATTGATAAAGCTGATTACTTAAATATAAAAGCAGGTAGAGATGTTACATTGCCTTCTGGTGAAGTTATATTAAATACTGAATTAACAATAGATCCGCCAAAAACGTTAAGCTATGCCTTTTGTAGCGATACAAGTTACAAACCTTCTATTGTGCCTATTATAAAGAACGTAGATTTATTATACCATGAAGCTACTTTTCTAAACGACAGACAAGATTTAGCTAAGAAAACGAAACATTCTACTTCTATTGAAGCTGCAAAAATCGCAAAAGAAGCTACTGTTGGTCAGTTAGTAATTGGGCATTATTCGGGTAGATACCCAGATACTTCTATGTTTCAAAAAGAAGCTGAAACGGTTTTTGAAAATGTTTCTTTAGCAAAACCTGGTGTTATTTTTACGGTAAAATAG
- a CDS encoding nuclear transport factor 2 family protein — protein MNSFLEPFRNSLIFKILMAIVLFLYTWVTSAQVNEIPSYKVSNIEMHKEIVKMDSIYFTAYNTCDLKTQASLYDDDLEFFHDKGGLSTDKKELLKSLKENICNKVTRTLIKGSVEVYPINNYGAIQIGYHKFYNKQEPNAIAIPSKFIVVWKKENENWKMTKVISLH, from the coding sequence ATGAATTCATTCTTAGAACCGTTTAGAAATTCTCTCATTTTTAAAATTTTAATGGCAATTGTCTTGTTTCTATATACTTGGGTTACAAGTGCACAGGTAAATGAGATACCTAGTTATAAAGTATCAAATATTGAGATGCACAAAGAGATTGTAAAAATGGATAGCATTTATTTTACAGCTTATAATACTTGCGACTTAAAAACTCAAGCTTCTTTGTATGATGATGATCTAGAATTCTTTCATGATAAAGGAGGTTTGTCTACTGATAAAAAAGAGCTTTTAAAATCCTTAAAAGAGAATATTTGTAATAAAGTTACAAGAACACTTATTAAAGGGAGTGTAGAAGTATACCCTATAAATAATTACGGTGCAATTCAAATTGGATATCATAAATTTTATAACAAACAAGAACCAAATGCAATTGCTATTCCTAGTAAGTTTATTGTTGTTTGGAAAAAAGAGAATGAAAATTGGAAAATGACTAAAGTAATTAGTCTTCATTAA
- a CDS encoding TonB-dependent receptor, protein MKKLILFAILFTSVSSFAQMSKEKLLKPGIITGKVIDKLTKQSLPYVNIVVRDLNKKIITGGITNEKGIFEIKDLPKGKSLVEVQYIGFKIISKKIDITDENKKINLGTLVLEDDNASLNEIVVRAETSTVVQKVDRKVINVGKDLTAAGTTASELLNNVQSVSVDSQTGSISLRGNDNVRVLVDGKPTNISAAQLLKQIPSTSIKSIELITNPSAKYNPEGMSGIINIILNKNANMGFNGSVDTGITAGHYVRYNASTNMNYKTGKVNFFGNYGYNGGDNFNTGFVNRPGQNNQNFRFINDNQSHLVKIGADIYLNDKNTLSLYTTKNWFNGDGNGRTLVNTANDVLISNARNVQLQENKSNTYNLNYKIDFEKEGHNLEFEATYSTTDSPEDAENTDVIKKPSEDDFKIYNYTNDIVNDRNNTLINIDYTNPISKEGKLELGLEYRTNNTANTNLTDQEKEIRNTSGTITGYERVGNSAFDYDRKIYSGYANYAHKFGKLNMQLGARLEQYEIDGTFNQETVATEKVTDKIFTIYPSAFFTYEASEKDQFQVSYSRRVDRPGIGQLNPIREWSTPLITSIGNPELNPQFTNSYEINYTRQIKGGSLTFGTFYRKINDNISRITYADPLDPNVKQILSFTNFEDTSSYGLEFSANYKVNNWWRINSSMDFYSQKQYGIVKQNTPRIEITNEVFNARISNSFNASKNLKFQLFAMYRGPSEDIQWKVENMWMVNTGASLTVLDGKGTINFRVNDIFKGMKFAFNSSSPFVQNGRFNWESQTAYLGFNYRFGSGKNKAKRRRQRDDNTKESGGAF, encoded by the coding sequence ATGAAAAAATTAATTCTCTTTGCAATTCTATTCACCTCTGTAAGTTCATTTGCACAAATGAGCAAAGAAAAATTACTAAAACCAGGAATTATCACTGGAAAAGTGATAGACAAACTAACAAAACAATCCTTACCATATGTAAATATTGTGGTAAGAGATTTAAATAAAAAAATAATTACTGGTGGTATTACCAATGAAAAAGGAATCTTTGAAATTAAGGATCTTCCTAAAGGAAAAAGCTTAGTTGAAGTTCAGTACATTGGTTTTAAGATTATTTCTAAAAAAATTGATATAACCGACGAAAACAAAAAAATTAACTTAGGAACCCTTGTTTTAGAAGATGACAATGCCTCTCTAAATGAGATTGTAGTAAGAGCAGAAACCTCTACTGTTGTACAAAAAGTAGATAGAAAAGTAATTAACGTTGGTAAAGATTTAACTGCTGCTGGTACAACTGCATCCGAACTTTTAAACAATGTACAATCTGTAAGTGTAGATAGCCAAACGGGGTCAATAAGCTTAAGAGGTAATGATAATGTTCGTGTTTTGGTAGATGGAAAACCAACTAACATTTCTGCCGCTCAATTGCTAAAGCAAATTCCTTCAACTTCTATAAAAAGTATCGAATTAATTACAAATCCTTCTGCAAAATACAATCCAGAAGGAATGAGTGGAATTATTAATATTATTTTAAACAAGAACGCAAATATGGGCTTTAATGGCTCTGTAGATACAGGAATTACTGCTGGTCATTACGTTAGATATAATGCGTCTACAAACATGAATTATAAAACGGGGAAAGTAAATTTCTTTGGAAATTATGGTTACAATGGAGGTGATAATTTTAACACGGGTTTTGTAAACAGACCTGGACAAAATAATCAGAATTTTCGTTTTATAAACGACAATCAATCTCATTTAGTAAAAATTGGAGCAGATATTTATTTGAACGACAAAAATACTTTATCTCTTTATACCACTAAAAATTGGTTTAATGGTGATGGAAATGGAAGAACACTTGTAAACACAGCTAATGATGTTTTAATTAGCAACGCTAGAAACGTTCAATTACAAGAAAACAAATCGAATACTTACAATCTAAATTATAAAATTGATTTTGAAAAAGAAGGTCATAATTTAGAATTTGAAGCGACGTACTCTACTACAGATTCACCTGAAGATGCAGAAAACACAGATGTTATAAAGAAACCAAGTGAAGATGATTTCAAAATTTACAATTATACAAATGATATTGTAAACGACAGAAACAATACGTTGATAAATATAGATTATACAAACCCAATTTCTAAGGAAGGAAAATTAGAATTAGGTTTAGAGTATAGAACTAACAATACAGCGAATACAAACCTTACAGACCAAGAAAAGGAAATAAGAAACACTTCTGGAACAATTACTGGATATGAAAGAGTTGGAAATTCTGCTTTTGATTATGATAGAAAAATATATTCTGGTTACGCAAACTATGCTCACAAATTTGGAAAACTAAACATGCAATTAGGTGCAAGGTTAGAACAATATGAAATAGACGGAACATTTAATCAAGAAACTGTTGCAACAGAAAAGGTTACAGATAAAATTTTTACGATATATCCGTCTGCTTTTTTTACATACGAAGCTTCAGAGAAAGATCAATTTCAAGTAAGTTATAGTAGAAGGGTTGATAGACCAGGTATTGGGCAATTAAACCCCATTAGAGAATGGAGTACCCCTTTAATTACCTCTATTGGTAACCCAGAATTAAATCCTCAATTTACAAATTCTTACGAAATAAATTATACGCGTCAAATTAAAGGAGGTTCATTAACTTTTGGTACTTTTTACAGAAAGATTAATGACAATATCTCTCGTATAACCTATGCAGACCCGTTAGATCCTAATGTAAAACAAATCTTATCTTTTACAAATTTTGAAGATACCAGTTCTTACGGATTAGAATTTTCTGCAAACTATAAAGTAAATAATTGGTGGAGAATAAACTCTAGTATGGATTTTTATTCTCAGAAACAATATGGAATTGTAAAACAAAACACGCCAAGAATTGAAATAACAAATGAAGTTTTTAATGCAAGAATTAGCAATAGTTTTAACGCATCTAAAAACCTAAAATTCCAATTATTTGCAATGTACAGAGGACCATCTGAAGATATTCAGTGGAAAGTTGAAAACATGTGGATGGTAAATACAGGTGCTAGTTTAACTGTTTTAGATGGAAAAGGTACTATTAACTTTAGAGTAAACGACATCTTTAAAGGAATGAAATTTGCTTTTAATTCTTCTAGCCCTTTTGTTCAAAACGGGCGTTTTAATTGGGAAAGTCAAACAGCTTATCTAGGTTTTAATTATCGTTTTGGTAGTGGGAAAAACAAAGCAAAAAGAAGAAGACAAAGAGATGATAACACCAAAGAAAGTGGCGGTGCTTTTTAA
- a CDS encoding T9SS type A sorting domain-containing protein: MIKKILFVLLLSVSFIGFSQEKTLEDLSTAPNPFTNSTKITFKSSLDSSIILTVRNVLGKTVFKKTYKIKTGKNSLTFYKNDLSTGMYIYSIQSNKKVISKRFVIK; this comes from the coding sequence ATGATTAAAAAAATACTTTTTGTTTTACTTCTATCAGTTTCTTTTATCGGTTTTTCGCAAGAAAAAACGTTAGAAGATTTATCTACTGCTCCTAACCCATTTACAAATTCTACTAAAATTACTTTTAAATCTTCGTTAGATTCTTCTATAATTCTAACAGTAAGAAACGTTTTAGGAAAAACAGTTTTTAAAAAAACATACAAGATTAAAACTGGCAAAAACAGCCTTACGTTTTATAAGAACGATTTGTCTACAGGAATGTATATTTACAGCATACAAAGTAACAAAAAAGTAATTTCTAAACGTTTTGTTATTAAATGA
- a CDS encoding PadR family transcriptional regulator produces the protein MKIENTKAQMRKGVLEYCILSILKNGDAYTSEILSTLKSAEMIVVEGTIYPLLTRLKNAGLLTYRWEESTSGPPRKYYVLTENGVLFIKELDKTWGNLVNAVNQVISTKPTSDE, from the coding sequence ATGAAGATAGAAAACACAAAAGCACAAATGAGAAAAGGTGTTTTAGAGTACTGTATCTTATCCATCTTAAAAAATGGAGATGCATATACTTCTGAAATTCTTTCGACACTAAAAAGTGCAGAAATGATTGTGGTTGAAGGAACCATTTATCCGTTATTAACGCGTTTAAAAAACGCAGGATTATTAACATATAGATGGGAAGAGTCAACCTCAGGACCACCAAGAAAATACTATGTTTTAACCGAAAACGGAGTCCTGTTTATAAAAGAATTAGACAAAACATGGGGTAATTTAGTAAACGCAGTTAACCAAGTAATTAGCACAAAACCAACTTCAGATGAATAA
- the pyrR gene encoding bifunctional pyr operon transcriptional regulator/uracil phosphoribosyltransferase PyrR — MSRKTLLNSKDIEIILHRLACELIENHNDFSNTVLIGLQPRGSYLANRLANLLKTDYNIKNLELGLLDITFYRDDFRRKETPLAAETTEMNFLVEDKKVVIIDDVLFSGRSIRAALTAIQSYGRPESIELLVLIDRRFSRHLPIQPNYRGRQVDAINEERVLVTWKETHEKDAVFIELK; from the coding sequence ATGAGCAGAAAAACCTTATTGAACTCAAAAGATATTGAAATTATTCTTCATCGATTGGCTTGTGAGCTAATTGAAAACCATAATGATTTTTCTAATACTGTTTTAATTGGTTTACAACCTAGAGGTTCTTATTTAGCCAATAGATTAGCCAATTTATTAAAAACAGATTACAATATTAAAAACTTAGAATTAGGTCTTTTAGATATTACTTTTTATAGGGATGATTTTAGAAGAAAAGAGACTCCTTTAGCAGCAGAAACTACAGAGATGAATTTTCTTGTTGAAGATAAAAAAGTTGTTATAATTGATGATGTTTTATTCTCTGGAAGAAGTATTAGAGCTGCATTAACTGCAATTCAATCTTACGGAAGACCAGAAAGTATTGAATTATTAGTTTTAATAGACAGACGTTTTAGTAGGCATTTACCAATTCAGCCAAATTATAGAGGTAGACAAGTAGATGCAATTAATGAGGAAAGAGTTTTAGTAACTTGGAAAGAAACTCATGAAAAAGATGCTGTTTTTATAGAACTTAAATAA
- a CDS encoding CoA-binding protein, which produces MIKLTLVLGASLKEERYSNRAIKKLKANNISVVAIGLKKGVIAGVAIDTEKIPYENIDTVTLYLNPKRQEEYYSYIISLQPKRVIFNPGTENMEFVKLLQENNIESEIACTLVLLATNQY; this is translated from the coding sequence ATGATTAAATTAACATTGGTTTTAGGAGCTTCTCTAAAAGAAGAGCGGTATTCTAACAGAGCGATAAAAAAATTAAAAGCAAATAATATATCAGTTGTTGCAATAGGTTTAAAAAAAGGGGTTATTGCTGGTGTTGCTATTGATACTGAAAAGATTCCGTATGAAAATATAGATACAGTTACGTTGTATTTAAATCCGAAAAGACAAGAAGAATATTATAGCTACATTATCAGTTTGCAGCCAAAAAGAGTCATTTTCAATCCTGGTACAGAAAATATGGAGTTTGTGAAATTGTTACAAGAAAATAATATTGAAAGTGAAATTGCTTGTACGTTGGTTTTATTAGCAACAAATCAGTATTAA
- a CDS encoding lipopolysaccharide assembly protein LapB: MSLLKFESMLKTNNIYFFDLVEFEEIIVHYLDVGKTSLAKKAIKLGLEQHPESIDLRLLMVELHLIENEVDKASVLLKKIELSSPNNDEVFIQKATIDSKKGFHKEAILNLEKALTFTDDKIDVWSLMGMEYLYLDDFRNARINFANCIEADYEDYSALYNIVYCFDMQKEHEEAINYLNSYIDKNPYCEVAWHQLGRQYFVLENYKEALIAFDYAVLIDESFLGGYLEKAKTLEQLGNYQDAIDNYLITIELDDPTAYVYIRIGECYEKLEKLEAAVSNYKKAVHEDPLLDKGWILLTNLYFEQEHYQKAAYYLAKALKIDEDNALYWRRYAEINLKLSFFEEAVIGFNSCLKLGDTSPEIYIGLTDVLSFLGEFNDALKVLLEAQKLHKNFAEIEYRLVGLFFILNKEKYALTHLIKGMKIDYEYHMILNELYPSVYDNVAVQKLLTNYKKAIE; encoded by the coding sequence ATGTCTCTATTAAAATTTGAATCCATGCTTAAAACCAACAATATCTATTTTTTTGATTTGGTTGAGTTTGAAGAAATCATTGTACATTATTTAGATGTTGGTAAAACATCTTTAGCAAAAAAAGCAATAAAATTGGGGTTAGAACAACACCCAGAATCTATTGACTTAAGGTTGTTAATGGTAGAGTTACATTTGATTGAAAATGAAGTTGATAAGGCGTCTGTTTTGTTGAAGAAAATTGAACTTTCTTCACCCAATAATGATGAAGTTTTTATTCAAAAAGCAACCATAGATTCTAAAAAAGGTTTTCATAAAGAAGCAATTTTAAACCTAGAAAAAGCACTTACTTTTACAGATGATAAGATAGATGTTTGGTCTTTAATGGGAATGGAATATTTGTATTTAGATGACTTTAGAAATGCACGAATAAACTTTGCAAATTGTATTGAAGCAGATTACGAAGACTATTCTGCGCTTTATAATATTGTGTATTGTTTCGATATGCAGAAAGAACATGAAGAAGCTATCAATTATTTAAACTCATACATAGATAAAAATCCATATTGCGAGGTCGCGTGGCATCAATTAGGAAGGCAATATTTTGTTTTAGAAAACTATAAAGAGGCTTTAATTGCTTTTGATTATGCTGTTTTAATTGATGAATCTTTTTTAGGTGGTTACTTAGAAAAGGCAAAAACGTTAGAACAATTAGGCAATTACCAAGATGCGATAGATAATTATTTAATTACTATAGAATTAGATGATCCTACGGCATACGTGTACATAAGAATTGGAGAATGTTATGAAAAATTAGAGAAATTAGAAGCAGCTGTTTCTAATTATAAAAAAGCGGTTCATGAAGACCCTTTGTTAGATAAAGGGTGGATTTTGTTAACCAATTTATATTTCGAGCAAGAGCATTATCAAAAAGCAGCATATTACCTTGCAAAAGCTTTAAAGATTGATGAGGATAATGCTTTGTATTGGAGGCGTTATGCAGAGATAAATTTAAAGTTAAGCTTTTTTGAAGAAGCCGTTATAGGTTTTAATAGCTGTTTGAAACTAGGCGATACTTCTCCAGAAATTTACATAGGTTTAACAGATGTTTTGTCTTTCTTAGGTGAGTTTAATGATGCTTTAAAAGTTTTGTTAGAAGCTCAGAAACTGCATAAAAATTTTGCCGAAATAGAGTACAGGTTGGTTGGTTTATTTTTTATACTGAATAAAGAGAAATATGCTTTAACTCATTTAATTAAAGGAATGAAGATAGATTATGAGTACCATATGATTCTAAACGAACTATACCCATCTGTTTATGATAATGTAGCTGTGCAAAAGCTATTGACAAATTATAAAAAAGCGATAGAATAA
- a CDS encoding aspartate carbamoyltransferase catalytic subunit yields MSELSVEHLLGIKYLKPNDIDVIFKTADHFKEVINRPIKKVPSLRDITIANLFFENSTRTKLSFELAEKRLSADVINFSAGQSSVKKGETLIDTVNNILAMKVDIVVMRHGNVGAGVFLSKHVDAKIINAGDGTHEHPTQALLDSYSIREKLGTVKGKKIVIVGDILHSRVALSNIFALQLQGAQVKVCGPTTLIPKHITSLGVEVETNLKKALEWCDVANVLRVQHERMDIKYFPSTREYTQLFGINQDILDNLGKKIVIMHPGPINRGVEITSDVADSNDSIILNQVENGVAVRMAVIYLLAQQIKR; encoded by the coding sequence GTGTCAGAATTAAGCGTAGAACATTTACTGGGAATTAAGTACTTAAAACCTAATGACATTGATGTTATTTTTAAAACTGCAGATCATTTTAAAGAAGTAATTAATAGGCCTATTAAAAAAGTACCTTCTTTAAGAGATATTACCATCGCTAATTTATTTTTTGAAAATAGCACAAGAACAAAACTTAGTTTCGAGCTTGCAGAAAAGAGACTTTCTGCAGACGTAATTAACTTTTCTGCTGGTCAGTCATCCGTAAAAAAAGGAGAAACCTTAATAGATACCGTAAACAACATTTTAGCTATGAAAGTAGACATTGTTGTGATGCGACATGGAAATGTAGGTGCTGGTGTTTTTCTTTCTAAACATGTAGATGCTAAAATTATAAATGCAGGTGATGGTACCCATGAACACCCAACACAAGCCTTATTAGATTCGTATTCTATTAGAGAAAAACTAGGCACTGTTAAAGGCAAAAAAATAGTAATTGTTGGTGATATTTTACATTCTAGGGTTGCTCTATCTAACATTTTTGCACTGCAATTACAAGGTGCACAAGTAAAAGTTTGTGGCCCAACAACCTTAATACCAAAACACATTACTAGCTTAGGCGTAGAAGTAGAAACCAATTTAAAAAAAGCTCTAGAATGGTGTGATGTTGCCAATGTTTTACGTGTACAACATGAAAGAATGGATATTAAGTACTTTCCTTCTACTAGAGAATACACGCAACTTTTCGGTATCAATCAAGATATTTTAGACAACCTTGGCAAGAAAATTGTAATTATGCATCCAGGTCCTATAAATAGAGGAGTAGAAATTACAAGCGACGTTGCAGATTCTAACGATTCTATTATTTTGAATCAAGTAGAAAATGGTGTTGCTGTAAGAATGGCTGTTATTTATTTATTGGCCCAACAAATAAAAAGATAA
- a CDS encoding head GIN domain-containing protein produces MKKSINQFLIVLFIATIFTSCGVDMLNKVNGNRNVVVKERKPQDNFSGIKVSTGIDLYISQGNKNAITVEADENLHDLIITEVNDGVLKIYTDKNIWRAKARKVYVTVENLTLLKATSGSDVYSETSIKTNEISISATSGADIKIEVEAESVETNATSGSDIEIYGTTVNHASNATSGSSIDAYNLKSENVIVKATSGADINIYASKKIDAKATSGGDVDFKGNPTTVNKKSSSGGSVSKD; encoded by the coding sequence ATGAAAAAATCAATCAACCAATTTTTAATAGTTCTTTTTATAGCAACCATTTTTACCTCTTGTGGCGTAGACATGCTAAATAAAGTGAACGGCAACAGAAATGTTGTAGTAAAAGAACGCAAACCACAAGACAATTTTTCAGGTATAAAAGTAAGTACAGGAATCGATTTATATATTAGTCAAGGAAACAAAAACGCTATTACAGTAGAGGCTGATGAAAATTTACACGATCTAATTATTACAGAAGTAAATGATGGTGTTCTAAAAATATATACAGATAAAAATATTTGGAGAGCCAAAGCAAGAAAGGTATATGTTACTGTAGAAAACCTTACCCTTTTAAAGGCAACAAGTGGAAGCGATGTGTATAGCGAAACAAGTATAAAAACAAATGAAATTTCTATTAGCGCAACAAGTGGTGCAGATATTAAAATTGAAGTGGAAGCAGAAAGTGTAGAGACAAACGCTACAAGTGGCTCTGATATTGAAATTTATGGAACAACAGTAAATCACGCCTCTAACGCAACAAGTGGAAGTTCTATTGATGCATATAATTTAAAAAGCGAAAATGTTATTGTAAAAGCAACAAGTGGTGCAGACATAAATATTTACGCATCTAAAAAAATTGATGCAAAAGCAACAAGTGGTGGAGATGTAGATTTTAAAGGAAACCCAACAACGGTAAACAAAAAATCTTCTTCTGGCGGAAGCGTTTCTAAAGATTAA
- a CDS encoding PspC domain-containing protein — translation MNKTININLGGFFFHIDEIAYQKLRRYLESISKSLSEDPQGKNEIIADIEARISELLSEKITDARQVVNESDIEDIIVIMGQPEDYTEAEEAYSDASYSYTRNSSSGKKLFRDGDDKFLGGVASGIAHYFDIDTIWIRLGLLALFFGAGFGILLYIILWILLPEAKTTAEKLQMEGEPVNIDNIEKKIRKEFTNVSENVRNVANQASEKFKDGANEFSEKMNQTFSAKTKKNNGLQDFLNAIGKIILVFFKILGKFIGVILVFVAAAVILSLIVGGFSVGSLEFLNIDSNFISYPQFFYEATLPRWLLTLSIFTLVGIPFLVLFVLGLRILSSNVKQFSKATSLTLLGIWIIALLTIIFTGIEFGATHANYGKHVEKNTLNIAKNDTLVLKMQNDDTIYYQHNLRRTSRKHEVEIDNKQFVYTNDVRLDIKKSNSGTAYIVVQKESYGSSSVKASKNAEKIQYKYTIKDNEIILDAFFLSDIKNIFKDEEIDITIFIPETTNVYFDYSVKTFLNDVKNETRIDDRDMVNQHFIMTDKTLKCTDCIQEIEENDIDEKTI, via the coding sequence ATGAATAAGACAATAAATATTAACTTAGGCGGATTTTTCTTCCACATAGACGAAATTGCCTACCAAAAATTAAGAAGATACTTAGAATCTATTTCTAAATCTTTAAGCGAAGACCCACAAGGAAAAAACGAAATTATCGCAGATATAGAAGCACGTATTAGCGAGCTTTTGTCAGAAAAAATTACAGACGCTAGACAAGTTGTAAATGAAAGCGATATCGAAGATATTATTGTAATTATGGGCCAACCAGAAGATTATACAGAAGCAGAAGAAGCGTATTCAGATGCTAGTTATTCTTATACAAGAAACAGTTCTTCTGGAAAAAAGTTATTTAGAGATGGCGATGATAAGTTTTTAGGAGGTGTTGCTTCTGGTATTGCTCATTATTTTGATATCGACACTATTTGGATTCGTTTGGGGTTATTAGCCTTATTTTTCGGAGCAGGGTTTGGAATTCTTTTGTACATAATTCTTTGGATTTTGTTACCTGAAGCTAAAACTACTGCAGAAAAATTACAGATGGAAGGAGAACCCGTAAACATCGATAACATTGAAAAAAAGATTCGTAAAGAGTTTACAAATGTTTCAGAAAATGTTAGAAATGTAGCAAACCAAGCTTCAGAAAAATTTAAAGATGGCGCAAATGAGTTTTCAGAAAAAATGAATCAAACTTTTTCAGCAAAGACAAAAAAAAATAACGGCTTACAAGATTTTTTAAATGCTATTGGTAAAATTATTCTTGTCTTCTTTAAAATTTTAGGGAAATTTATAGGAGTAATTTTAGTATTTGTAGCTGCTGCTGTTATTTTATCTCTAATTGTTGGAGGGTTTTCTGTTGGAAGTTTAGAATTTTTAAATATTGATAGCAACTTTATAAGTTATCCACAATTTTTCTACGAAGCAACTTTACCTAGATGGCTATTAACGCTTTCTATTTTTACTTTAGTTGGAATTCCGTTTTTAGTATTGTTTGTTTTAGGACTTAGAATTTTATCTAGCAACGTAAAACAATTTAGTAAAGCCACCTCTTTAACGCTATTAGGAATTTGGATTATCGCTTTATTAACAATCATATTTACTGGAATAGAATTCGGAGCAACACATGCAAATTATGGTAAACATGTTGAAAAAAACACTTTAAATATTGCTAAAAACGACACACTTGTTTTAAAAATGCAAAATGACGACACTATTTATTATCAGCATAACTTAAGAAGAACTTCTAGAAAACACGAAGTGGAAATTGATAATAAACAATTTGTTTATACAAATGATGTTCGTTTAGATATAAAAAAGAGCAATTCTGGTACTGCATACATTGTTGTGCAAAAAGAATCTTATGGAAGCAGCAGTGTAAAAGCAAGTAAAAACGCTGAGAAAATTCAATATAAATACACCATTAAAGACAATGAAATAATTTTAGATGCTTTCTTTTTATCTGATATAAAAAACATTTTTAAAGATGAAGAAATAGACATTACTATTTTTATACCAGAAACAACCAATGTTTATTTTGATTATTCTGTAAAGACCTTTTTAAATGATGTTAAAAATGAGACTAGAATTGATGACAGAGACATGGTCAATCAACACTTTATAATGACAGATAAAACATTAAAGTGTACAGATTGCATACAAGAAATTGAAGAAAACGATATAGACGAAAAAACTATTTAA